A single region of the Lactobacillus isalae genome encodes:
- a CDS encoding Rib/alpha-like domain-containing protein — protein MDSDSSKTTTANDKIEQTKHEDAGDNNVSTPQTTTLAINNTNTNGSQSRDKKVDSHTTLSSSLAAVPTAHSSQGQTLEVSDWNSFGAALINPNVGNIVLTNNITANGNVANAIKDNFGELDVTASNIARKLTIDGQGQHSIDFGTNFLAFTNANQGTNNSAWDLTLKGITVNGDGYQRTIYGGGYGTFYFGNVSTENGQKDTITLDGVTANIKQGPFIAGDSHRVGGGHNAVINVVLKGDNTINNNGVNADNSQLVNYGSTIQTGTLTVESGTTTMNVGTYKTNNVDNFGGNMFEIDRGTFTINEGATLNLNAVALDKDATVTDVRGIWTNDNPANTTQFGLNGTVTINGNLNANMGNGHSSAIVTGNVAIGKTGVVNINTKQDNNGVAVGTNGVTNFNGYHYAPISIAVGNVGNIASHDASLINEGSLTIKRDTTDASGTILPAAEPLIAFGSGGANNNTYIVKVGDGATLDLQDNAAVPSGWDSVGLNNPKISKAGLISLFGTSNEAVLDITNPYYLNFQRVGKDTVGNFIRLEGTVNGAYLNYNGVKVNSDKNKISGTASGQYNTPTAQWEQGNTSDAPSFVWYLQNLMTTNQWGNYADAYTPGTSNPAAKQGTDKLINSNTNGVTLGKNQGGQSVTTGIDLSNLSDKTVQMLYLNQLLNNFSWWQPQRLAMGTKLNQDKNIKDNIKYQPTVKEIDTNTQHKLTDFTVKDGIENIQGPNGIVADALDNNKTVDWTKTHWYDATTDGAEFTNQYKNYPLIQPKSVPTSSNGNFEVTGDTPAHQTATIVYADGSIDFVDVPFVVTNQIDANLYTPSYKPVNVEQGQSATDDPAFTDQDGKDITAPTGTTFTTGTDTPDWATIDPSNGTVTIEPNTDVTPGAYNIPVTVTYPDKSTDETTVPVIVTKAGQTITWGDNGAVVTTVDTSKLNAHETTENSQVLSPATVVTAEGYELTDGKISTTATPITIDPSTVSWTTTPDTNVDTATAAGKQIENNTIKIDLTNNDAANNILGSKNGVVTTNPFTIDAKGAGAKAVTAPVDIKLGSDLTSEQFGQLVENNIPTDEIATTTWATKPDEQGQGGVIKITFTDKDTNGNPTYLNVNIPANSIKVTTDAENHNPQGQDVSTKVGEVPDAKKGIKNPDTLPSGTTYTWENTPDTNTPGKKPAVIVVTYPDGSKDEVPTNVVVNAKPEIKSITTTVGGNPAATEGIANLNNGGTTPVDGYPSAATWTTKPDTSKPGATTGTATVTYPDGTTETVTIPVAVNGQGDVTVIDNGHVFSLHANDVVTHKTSDKNIIGEPVIENFKLSYYQGGQNYSKPYIYTLNADKTVYVLTQTGDNPAGVTINAPQTINASDIKISWTEAGKVLFNNALGAIEGNGQPSSLVSDNNGGTKTITYTNWVNNQFGYPKYSAVVNSSSVNWPIYGKGPVSTYPFPSVYIYGAEANGTIPSVNSDVSDLKTALGDASKLVNTNDLTADHNSEISSVNWQTLPSLAEANAKAPATVRINFTDGSYLDVPVAVNVIKVDQGVDDKTNHDIYRDITRTINVEGESTPVVQHVIYSRAKITDLSKPADQQISYTDWAASKNSEGQAVTNFPQYEVTKPGYTATATGATIETVNGKQYVPASATITPDSSNETVNVTYTANEHTLVINYVDGNGTVVGTYNVPGKTDETVNVDVPGHVPTNWKLVPKQQVIGSYKFGSNDPQPVDYKVEHGTKVVPVDKNNKDTYRKITQTIQEVPAGKTNADMHVVRTASVEFERTGVKDLVTGDIAWNAWNSNSETFPVYNIKEQKGYDSYVNGVKATEVAAVTVNPDSSNITDSITYVKQAATPVPYDPSNKDMNKSVTRTINYEVPAGHEAIAPVTQTVEYTRDVNGVAGYQDPVTGEITWNPWHVKSGKAEFASASVEQIKGYDSYVDGTKSTEVPAAAVTEKDGEPQNGANVTVSYQKQADTPVPYDPSNKDMNKSVTRTINYEVPAGHEAIAPVTQTVDYTRDVNGVAGYQDPVTGEITWNAWHVKSGKAEFASTSVEQIKGYDSYVDGTKSTEVPAAAVTEKDGEPQNGANVTVSYQKQADTPVPYKPGQEGVNDDMNQYVTRTIVVHEPGQDPVSHEQTVHFTREDAQGNAGYTDPVTGKITWNAWHVAGELNQANGTWAEFNAPTVKGYTPSQAKVAAEEVTAETKNVTVDIKYAPVAPTGQNVTTKVGEVPDANQGIANKDDLPDGTKYSWKTTPDVSTEGEKPAVVIVTYPDGSPVEVPVTVTVTKNPTDADKYTPEGQDVNTKTGVVPNPAEGIKNKSDLPDGTKYTWKDTPDVTTAGDKPATVVVSYPDGSKDEVPVTIHVTNPATDADKYTPEGQDVNTKTGVVPNPAEGIKNKSDLPDGTKYTWKDTPDVTKPGESTGVIVVTYPDGSKDEVPVTIHVTNPATDADKYTPEGQDVNTKTGVVPDPAEGIKNKSDLPDGTKYTWKDTPDVTTAGDKPATVVVSYPDGSKDEVPVTIHVTNPATDADKYTPEGQDVNTKTGVVPDPAEGIKNKSDLPDGTKYTWKDTPDVTTAGDKPATVVVSYPDGSKDEVPVTIHVTNPATDADKYTPEGQDVNTKTGVVPDPAEGIKNKSDLPDGTKYTWKDTPDVTTAGDKPATVVVSYPDGSKDEVPVTIHVTNPATDADKYTPEGQDVDTKTGVVPNPAEGIKNKSDLPDGTKYTWKDTPDVTKPGESTGVIVVTYPDGSKDEVPVTIHVTNPATDADKYTPEGQDVDTKTGVVPNPAEGIKNKSDLPDGTKYTWEKTPDVTKPGESTGVIVVTYPDGSKDEVTVKVVVNTNNVTPETQPIHTTPGVLPNPADAIKNKDEMPAGTKYTWKEVPNVNTVGEHTGVITVTYPDGSSVDLTVKVYVDAVAKENNSNNTAKVITKHVAETNEKKASATPAQQIKHSEKATLPQTGAKSENAAGVLGLAIAAVSSLFGLGASKKRRNK, from the coding sequence ATGGATTCAGACTCATCAAAAACTACCACTGCTAACGATAAGATAGAACAAACTAAGCATGAAGATGCTGGGGACAATAATGTAAGTACTCCTCAAACTACTACCCTAGCTATTAATAACACTAACACAAATGGTTCTCAATCTCGTGATAAAAAGGTAGATTCTCATACTACACTTTCTTCAAGTCTTGCAGCTGTTCCTACAGCTCATTCTAGCCAAGGTCAAACTCTAGAAGTATCCGACTGGAATTCATTTGGTGCAGCTTTAATTAATCCCAATGTTGGTAATATTGTTTTAACAAACAACATCACTGCTAATGGCAACGTGGCTAATGCTATTAAGGACAACTTCGGGGAATTGGATGTAACTGCATCTAATATTGCTCGTAAGCTGACAATTGATGGTCAAGGACAACATTCCATTGACTTTGGTACTAACTTTTTAGCATTTACCAATGCTAACCAAGGGACTAATAATTCTGCATGGGACTTAACTTTAAAAGGTATTACTGTTAATGGTGATGGTTATCAACGGACTATTTATGGTGGTGGATATGGTACTTTCTATTTTGGTAATGTAAGTACCGAGAACGGTCAAAAAGATACTATTACTTTAGATGGAGTTACTGCTAATATCAAGCAAGGACCATTTATTGCAGGTGATAGCCATAGAGTTGGTGGTGGTCATAACGCAGTGATTAATGTTGTCTTAAAGGGTGACAACACGATTAACAATAATGGGGTTAACGCAGATAACAGTCAATTAGTTAACTATGGTTCTACTATTCAAACTGGTACCTTAACAGTTGAATCTGGTACCACCACTATGAATGTTGGTACTTACAAGACTAACAATGTAGATAACTTTGGTGGTAACATGTTTGAAATCGACAGGGGTACCTTTACCATTAATGAAGGTGCTACCCTAAACCTAAATGCAGTTGCCTTAGATAAGGATGCTACAGTAACTGATGTTCGTGGTATCTGGACTAATGATAATCCTGCTAACACTACCCAATTTGGGTTAAACGGTACTGTTACGATTAATGGTAATCTTAATGCTAACATGGGTAATGGTCACTCCTCTGCTATTGTTACAGGTAATGTAGCCATTGGTAAGACTGGTGTCGTTAATATTAATACGAAGCAAGATAATAATGGTGTGGCTGTAGGTACTAACGGAGTAACAAACTTCAATGGTTACCACTATGCACCAATTTCAATTGCAGTTGGTAATGTCGGTAATATAGCAAGCCATGATGCTAGCTTAATTAACGAAGGTAGTTTAACAATTAAACGTGATACTACTGACGCCAGTGGCACCATCTTACCAGCAGCAGAACCACTAATTGCCTTTGGTTCTGGTGGTGCTAACAATAATACCTATATTGTTAAGGTTGGTGATGGCGCTACCTTAGACTTACAAGATAACGCAGCTGTACCTTCCGGTTGGGACTCTGTTGGTTTAAATAATCCTAAGATTTCCAAAGCTGGTTTAATTAGCCTCTTTGGGACAAGCAATGAAGCTGTCTTAGATATTACTAACCCTTATTACTTAAACTTCCAACGGGTAGGTAAGGATACTGTTGGTAACTTTATCCGCCTTGAAGGTACGGTTAACGGTGCCTACTTGAATTACAATGGTGTTAAAGTTAACAGCGATAAGAATAAGATCTCAGGAACTGCTTCAGGCCAATACAATACTCCAACTGCACAATGGGAACAAGGTAATACTAGCGATGCTCCATCATTTGTTTGGTACTTACAAAACTTGATGACAACCAATCAATGGGGAAACTACGCTGATGCTTATACTCCGGGTACTAGTAATCCTGCAGCTAAGCAAGGAACTGACAAGTTAATAAACTCTAATACTAATGGCGTTACTCTTGGTAAGAACCAAGGTGGTCAAAGTGTTACTACAGGTATTGATTTGAGTAACTTATCTGATAAGACAGTTCAAATGCTTTACTTAAACCAATTGCTCAACAACTTCAGCTGGTGGCAACCACAGCGTTTAGCAATGGGTACTAAGTTGAACCAAGATAAAAACATTAAGGATAATATTAAGTATCAACCAACAGTAAAAGAAATTGATACTAATACGCAACATAAGTTAACTGATTTTACAGTTAAAGATGGTATTGAAAATATTCAAGGACCAAATGGTATTGTTGCAGATGCTTTGGACAACAATAAGACGGTAGATTGGACAAAAACTCACTGGTACGACGCTACTACCGATGGCGCTGAATTCACCAACCAATACAAGAATTATCCATTAATTCAACCAAAATCGGTTCCAACAAGTAGTAATGGTAATTTTGAAGTAACTGGTGATACTCCAGCACATCAAACTGCAACAATTGTTTATGCTGATGGTTCAATTGACTTTGTTGATGTTCCATTTGTTGTAACCAATCAGATTGATGCAAACCTTTACACACCATCATATAAGCCAGTAAATGTTGAACAAGGTCAATCTGCTACTGATGATCCAGCATTTACTGATCAAGATGGTAAGGATATTACTGCGCCAACTGGAACTACATTTACTACAGGTACTGATACCCCTGATTGGGCAACCATTGATCCATCAAATGGTACTGTAACTATTGAACCAAATACCGATGTAACTCCAGGTGCTTACAATATTCCAGTAACTGTAACTTACCCAGACAAGAGTACTGATGAAACTACTGTGCCAGTAATTGTTACTAAGGCAGGACAAACTATAACTTGGGGTGATAATGGTGCAGTTGTAACTACTGTTGATACTTCTAAACTTAACGCTCACGAAACTACTGAAAATTCACAAGTACTTTCTCCAGCAACTGTTGTAACTGCAGAAGGCTACGAATTAACAGATGGTAAGATTTCAACTACTGCTACGCCAATTACGATTGATCCATCAACTGTTAGCTGGACTACAACTCCAGATACTAATGTTGATACAGCAACTGCAGCTGGTAAGCAAATTGAAAATAATACTATTAAGATTGACCTCACTAACAATGATGCCGCTAATAACATCCTAGGCTCAAAGAATGGTGTTGTAACTACTAACCCATTTACCATTGATGCTAAAGGTGCTGGTGCTAAGGCTGTAACTGCTCCAGTTGATATTAAACTTGGCTCAGATTTGACTAGTGAACAATTTGGACAATTAGTAGAAAACAATATTCCAACTGACGAAATTGCAACTACTACTTGGGCAACTAAACCTGATGAACAAGGTCAAGGCGGCGTAATTAAGATCACCTTTACTGATAAGGATACTAATGGTAATCCAACTTACTTGAACGTTAACATTCCAGCAAATTCAATCAAGGTAACTACTGATGCAGAAAACCATAATCCACAAGGGCAAGATGTTTCAACTAAGGTTGGAGAAGTTCCTGATGCTAAAAAGGGCATTAAGAATCCAGATACTTTACCAAGTGGTACAACTTATACTTGGGAAAATACTCCAGATACAAATACTCCAGGTAAGAAACCAGCAGTTATTGTAGTAACTTACCCAGATGGTTCTAAGGACGAAGTTCCAACTAATGTAGTTGTTAATGCTAAGCCAGAGATTAAATCAATTACTACTACTGTTGGCGGTAATCCAGCTGCCACTGAAGGAATTGCCAACTTGAATAATGGTGGTACTACTCCAGTTGACGGTTATCCATCAGCTGCAACTTGGACTACTAAACCAGATACTTCAAAGCCTGGTGCAACTACTGGTACGGCAACTGTAACTTATCCAGATGGTACTACTGAAACAGTAACAATTCCGGTTGCTGTAAATGGTCAAGGAGATGTTACTGTTATCGATAATGGTCATGTCTTCAGTCTACATGCTAATGATGTAGTAACTCACAAGACCTCAGATAAGAACATTATCGGTGAACCAGTAATTGAAAACTTCAAGTTAAGTTATTACCAAGGTGGTCAAAACTACAGCAAGCCATACATTTACACTTTGAATGCCGACAAGACTGTATATGTTCTTACCCAAACTGGTGATAATCCGGCTGGTGTAACTATTAATGCTCCACAAACTATTAATGCTAGTGACATTAAGATTAGTTGGACTGAAGCAGGCAAGGTTCTATTCAATAATGCATTAGGTGCAATCGAAGGTAATGGTCAACCATCAAGCTTAGTATCAGACAACAATGGTGGAACCAAGACGATTACTTATACTAACTGGGTCAATAATCAATTTGGTTATCCTAAGTATTCAGCTGTTGTTAACAGCTCAAGTGTAAACTGGCCAATTTATGGAAAAGGTCCAGTATCAACTTATCCATTCCCATCAGTTTACATTTATGGTGCAGAAGCTAATGGTACTATTCCAAGCGTTAACTCCGACGTTAGCGATTTGAAGACTGCTTTAGGAGATGCTTCCAAGCTTGTAAATACTAATGATTTAACTGCTGATCATAATTCTGAAATTAGTTCAGTTAACTGGCAAACTTTACCAAGTCTTGCTGAAGCTAATGCTAAGGCTCCTGCAACAGTACGAATTAACTTCACTGATGGTAGTTATCTTGATGTTCCAGTAGCTGTAAATGTAATCAAGGTTGATCAAGGTGTTGATGATAAGACTAACCACGACATTTATCGTGATATTACTCGTACGATTAATGTTGAAGGCGAAAGTACTCCAGTTGTTCAACACGTAATTTACAGTCGTGCTAAGATAACTGATCTTTCTAAGCCAGCAGATCAACAAATCAGTTACACTGATTGGGCAGCTTCTAAGAATAGTGAAGGTCAAGCAGTAACGAACTTCCCACAATATGAAGTAACTAAACCTGGCTACACTGCTACTGCAACTGGTGCAACTATTGAAACTGTTAATGGTAAGCAATATGTTCCAGCTTCAGCAACAATTACTCCAGATTCATCAAATGAAACTGTTAATGTAACTTACACTGCTAACGAACATACTTTAGTAATTAATTATGTTGATGGTAATGGTACTGTAGTAGGTACTTACAATGTTCCTGGTAAGACTGATGAAACTGTTAATGTTGATGTACCTGGACATGTTCCAACTAACTGGAAATTAGTTCCAAAGCAACAAGTTATCGGATCTTACAAGTTCGGTTCAAATGATCCACAACCTGTAGACTACAAAGTTGAACACGGTACTAAAGTCGTTCCTGTTGACAAGAATAACAAAGATACTTACCGGAAGATTACCCAAACCATCCAAGAAGTACCAGCTGGCAAGACTAATGCCGATATGCATGTTGTAAGAACTGCTTCAGTTGAATTTGAACGTACTGGTGTGAAGGACTTAGTAACTGGTGATATTGCTTGGAATGCATGGAATTCAAACAGTGAAACTTTCCCAGTTTACAACATTAAAGAACAAAAGGGCTATGACAGCTATGTAAATGGTGTTAAGGCAACCGAAGTAGCAGCAGTAACAGTAAATCCGGATTCAAGCAATATTACTGATAGCATTACTTATGTAAAACAAGCTGCAACTCCAGTGCCATATGATCCTTCAAACAAGGATATGAATAAGTCAGTAACCCGTACCATTAACTACGAAGTACCAGCAGGACATGAAGCAATTGCCCCTGTAACACAAACTGTAGAATACACTCGTGATGTTAACGGTGTCGCAGGTTACCAGGATCCAGTGACTGGTGAGATTACTTGGAACCCATGGCACGTTAAGAGTGGTAAAGCAGAATTTGCTTCAGCTAGTGTAGAACAAATTAAAGGTTATGATTCATATGTAGATGGTACAAAGTCAACCGAAGTACCAGCAGCTGCAGTAACAGAAAAAGATGGCGAACCACAAAATGGTGCAAACGTCACAGTAAGTTACCAAAAGCAAGCTGATACTCCAGTACCATATGATCCTTCAAATAAGGATATGAATAAGTCAGTAACCCGTACCATTAACTACGAAGTACCAGCAGGACATGAAGCAATTGCCCCAGTAACGCAAACCGTAGACTACACTCGTGATGTTAATGGCGTCGCAGGTTACCAGGATCCAGTGACTGGCGAGATTACTTGGAACGCATGGCACGTTAAGAGTGGTAAAGCAGAATTTGCTTCAACTAGTGTAGAACAAATTAAAGGTTACGATTCATACGTAGATGGTACAAAGTCAACCGAAGTACCAGCAGCTGCAGTAACAGAAAAAGATGGCGAACCACAAAATGGTGCAAACGTCACAGTAAGTTACCAAAAGCAAGCTGATACTCCAGTACCATACAAGCCAGGTCAAGAAGGCGTAAACGATGACATGAACCAGTACGTAACTCGTACGATTGTGGTTCATGAACCAGGTCAAGATCCAGTAAGTCATGAGCAAACCGTTCACTTTACTCGTGAAGATGCTCAAGGTAATGCCGGTTACACTGATCCAGTGACTGGCAAGATTACTTGGAACGCATGGCATGTGGCAGGTGAACTTAACCAAGCAAATGGTACTTGGGCAGAATTTAATGCACCAACTGTTAAAGGGTACACTCCAAGTCAAGCTAAAGTAGCAGCTGAAGAAGTTACTGCTGAAACTAAGAATGTCACTGTTGACATTAAATATGCTCCAGTAGCTCCAACTGGTCAAAATGTAACTACTAAGGTCGGTGAAGTACCAGATGCAAACCAAGGTATTGCCAACAAAGATGATTTACCAGATGGTACTAAGTACTCATGGAAGACAACACCAGATGTATCTACTGAAGGTGAAAAACCAGCTGTAGTTATTGTAACTTACCCAGATGGCTCACCTGTTGAAGTACCAGTTACCGTAACTGTAACTAAGAACCCAACCGATGCAGACAAGTACACTCCAGAAGGCCAAGACGTAAATACTAAGACTGGCGTTGTACCAAATCCAGCAGAAGGTATCAAGAACAAGAGTGACTTACCAGATGGTACTAAGTACACTTGGAAGGACACCCCAGATGTAACTACTGCAGGAGACAAGCCAGCAACTGTTGTTGTAAGCTACCCAGATGGCTCAAAGGACGAAGTCCCAGTAACCATCCACGTAACCAACCCAGCAACCGATGCAGACAAGTACACTCCAGAAGGCCAAGACGTAAATACTAAGACTGGCGTTGTACCAAATCCAGCAGAAGGTATCAAGAACAAGAGTGACTTACCAGATGGCACTAAATACACTTGGAAGGACACTCCAGATGTAACTAAGCCAGGTGAAAGTACTGGTGTGATTGTAGTAACTTACCCAGACGGTTCAAAGGACGAAGTCCCAGTAACCATCCACGTAACCAACCCAGCAACCGATGCAGACAAGTACACTCCAGAAGGCCAAGACGTAAATACTAAGACTGGCGTTGTACCAGATCCAGCAGAAGGCATCAAGAACAAGAGTGACTTACCAGATGGTACTAAGTACACTTGGAAGGACACCCCAGATGTAACTACTGCAGGAGACAAGCCAGCAACTGTTGTTGTAAGCTACCCAGATGGCTCAAAGGACGAAGTCCCAGTAACCATCCACGTAACCAACCCAGCAACCGATGCAGACAAGTACACTCCAGAAGGCCAAGACGTAAATACTAAGACTGGCGTTGTACCAGATCCAGCAGAAGGCATCAAGAACAAGAGTGACTTACCAGATGGCACTAAGTACACATGGAAAGACACCCCAGATGTAACTACAGCAGGAGACAAGCCAGCAACTGTTGTTGTAAGCTACCCAGATGGCTCAAAGGACGAAGTCCCAGTAACCATCCACGTAACTAACCCAGCAACCGATGCAGACAAGTACACTCCAGAAGGACAAGATGTGAACACTAAGACTGGCGTTGTACCAGATCCAGCAGAAGGCATCAAGAACAAGAGTGACTTACCAGATGGCACTAAGTACACATGGAAAGACACCCCAGATGTAACTACAGCAGGAGACAAGCCAGCAACTGTTGTTGTAAGCTACCCAGATGGCTCAAAGGACGAAGTCCCAGTAACCATCCACGTAACCAACCCAGCAACCGATGCAGACAAGTACACTCCAGAAGGACAAGACGTAGACACTAAGACTGGCGTTGTACCAAATCCAGCAGAAGGTATCAAGAACAAGAGTGACTTACCAGATGGCACTAAGTACACTTGGAAGGACACTCCAGATGTAACTAAGCCAGGTGAAAGTACTGGTGTGATTGTAGTAACTTACCCAGACGGTTCAAAGGACGAAGTCCCAGTAACCATCCACGTAACCAATCCAGCAACCGATGCAGACAAGTACACTCCAGAAGGACAAGACGTAGACACTAAGACTGGCGTTGTACCAAATCCAGCAGAAGGCATCAAGAACAAGAGTGACTTACCAGATGGCACTAAGTACACATGGGAGAAGACCCCAGATGTAACTAAGCCAGGTGAAAGTACTGGTGTGATTGTAGTAACTTACCCAGATGGTTCAAAGGATGAAGTAACTGTGAAGGTAGTTGTTAATACAAACAATGTAACACCAGAAACACAGCCAATTCACACTACTCCAGGCGTTCTTCCAAACCCAGCAGATGCTATTAAGAACAAGGATGAAATGCCAGCAGGTACTAAGTACACTTGGAAAGAAGTACCAAATGTCAATACAGTCGGTGAACACACTGGTGTCATTACGGTAACTTATCCAGATGGTTCAAGCGTAGACTTAACAGTTAAGGTATATGTCGATGCTGTCGCCAAGGAAAACAATAGCAACAATACTGCTAAAGTTATCACTAAGCATGTTGCAGAAACTAATGAAAAGAAGGCTTCTGCAACTCCAGCACAACAAATTAAGCATTCTGAAAAAGCTACTTTGCCACAAACAGGTGCTAAGTCAGAAAATGCAGCTGGTGTATTAGGTTTAGCTATTGCGGCAGTAAGTAGTTTATTCGGACTAGGTGCAAGTAAGAAGCGTAGAAATAAGTAA
- a CDS encoding YSIRK-type signal peptide-containing protein (The YSIRK form of extended signal peptide directs nascent proteins to the cross-wall site, while signal peptides lacking YSIRK direct proteins instead to the cell pole. A large fraction of YSIRK proteins are surface proteins anchored by sortase-mediated processing of a C-terminal LPXTG motif.) — MLSKNNYKEKLRKMEPRKERFSIRKFSIGAASVLIGFSFMSIAGNQKAQAAEQQEKPAVVQNAKDNEQSQSSAGATLADKMGGG, encoded by the coding sequence ATGCTATCAAAAAATAATTATAAAGAAAAACTTCGGAAAATGGAGCCAAGAAAAGAACGTTTCTCTATTAGAAAATTTTCTATTGGAGCTGCTTCTGTTTTAATTGGTTTTAGTTTTATGAGTATAGCTGGAAATCAAAAAGCTCAAGCTGCTGAGCAACAAGAAAAACCAGCAGTAGTGCAAAATGCAAAAGATAATGAGCAAAGCCAAAGTAGCGCTGGAGCTACTCTAGCAGACAAAATGGGGGGGGGGTAA
- the efp gene encoding elongation factor P produces MQAIELKKGMIFSQDGKLIEVLKSNHHKPGKGNTVMQMDLRDVMSGAVVHKTMRPSEKVELVNVALKKAQYLYDDDANFIFMDTDTYEQYLIPKEHLEAEAKFLMPNIDVDLKFTDEGKLIGINLPSTVKMTVKETQPEIKGATAAGGGKPATMDTGLVVTVPDFIKEGEELIIGTENGDYKGRADSISR; encoded by the coding sequence ATGCAAGCAATTGAATTGAAAAAAGGTATGATTTTTAGCCAAGATGGTAAGTTAATCGAAGTATTAAAGAGCAATCACCACAAGCCTGGTAAGGGCAATACTGTTATGCAAATGGATTTGCGTGATGTTATGAGTGGAGCAGTTGTGCATAAAACAATGCGTCCAAGTGAAAAGGTAGAGTTAGTTAATGTTGCTCTGAAGAAAGCACAATATCTCTATGATGATGACGCTAACTTTATCTTTATGGACACTGATACTTATGAACAATACTTAATTCCTAAGGAACATCTTGAAGCAGAAGCTAAATTCTTGATGCCAAATATTGATGTTGATCTTAAGTTTACTGACGAAGGTAAATTAATTGGAATTAACTTACCGTCAACTGTAAAGATGACTGTTAAAGAAACTCAACCAGAAATCAAAGGAGCCACTGCTGCTGGTGGTGGAAAACCCGCAACTATGGATACTGGTTTAGTTGTAACGGTGCCAGACTTTATTAAGGAAGGCGAAGAATTAATTATCGGGACTGAAAATGGCGACTATAAAGGTCGCGCTGATAGTATTAGTAGATAA
- the coaA gene encoding type I pantothenate kinase codes for MQEQFLHLTPEKWQALIPPSDEFSAEIFMMKNLQYIMSQKNAVYHTQQTFYKEHWSKIPFIIGVTGSVAVGKSTFAKKITRLFERLEPDKKIAQVSTDGFLMPNAELKAKNLMDQKGFPVSFNWDAFSTFLASVKAGKERVPYRLYSQEISDLVPNEVGSVEQPDVLVVEGINLLEVPPNGQAPPSDFLDYVIYLDASEEDLERWYLDRYHLMLEINRNNPDNYFYQWAHVPREQADIFAKKVWRDVNLKNLHEYIEPTKKRADMIIKKYGNHEISDMYIKKF; via the coding sequence ATGCAAGAGCAATTTTTACACCTGACACCTGAAAAGTGGCAGGCTTTAATTCCTCCAAGTGATGAATTTAGCGCAGAAATTTTCATGATGAAAAATCTTCAATATATCATGAGTCAAAAGAATGCAGTTTATCACACTCAACAAACATTTTATAAAGAACATTGGTCAAAGATCCCCTTTATAATTGGAGTAACGGGATCTGTTGCTGTTGGTAAGTCTACCTTCGCTAAGAAAATAACTCGCTTATTTGAACGCCTTGAACCTGATAAAAAGATTGCACAAGTTTCTACAGACGGCTTTTTGATGCCTAATGCAGAACTTAAAGCTAAAAACTTAATGGATCAAAAAGGCTTCCCAGTGTCATTTAATTGGGATGCCTTTTCTACTTTTTTGGCAAGTGTTAAAGCTGGTAAAGAAAGAGTACCATATCGACTATACTCACAGGAAATTTCTGATCTGGTTCCTAACGAAGTTGGTTCAGTTGAACAACCAGATGTCTTAGTAGTAGAAGGAATAAATTTACTAGAAGTTCCTCCTAACGGCCAAGCACCACCAAGTGACTTCTTAGATTATGTGATTTATCTTGATGCTAGTGAAGAAGATTTAGAAAGATGGTATCTTGATCGTTATCATTTAATGCTAGAAATTAATCGCAATAATCCTGACAATTATTTTTATCAATGGGCTCATGTACCGCGTGAACAAGCAGATATTTTTGCTAAGAAAGTTTGGCGGGATGTTAACTTAAAGAACTTACACGAGTATATTGAACCAACTAAAAAACGAGCAGACATGATTATTAAAAAGTATGGTAATCATGAAATTAGTGATATGTATATTAAAAAATTTTAG